In Malus sylvestris chromosome 16, drMalSylv7.2, whole genome shotgun sequence, the following are encoded in one genomic region:
- the LOC126608630 gene encoding ubiquitin C-terminal hydrolase 12-like isoform X2 codes for MTSLNFDDQDGILRTISDAPPTHYTVKVQSISLLTKHNMEKYESGDFEAGGYKWKLVFYPNGNKSRNVKDHISLYLVMSRATAPQTSSEVSAVFRLFILDQNNSNYFVLQEPKERRFHGMKLDWGFDQFLPHKAFTQASNGFLIDDTCVLGAEVFVSKERSEGKGERLSMVKDPVMYKNTWRINNVSKLDAESYDSNTFIAGDHKWKMQLYPKGKDNGVGTHLAFYLVLAEPKSLPPGCHIYAKFTLQILDQLNARHYHGKGKDFA; via the exons ATGACGAGTCTCAACTTCGATGACCAAGATG GGATACTGAGAACTATTTCGGATGCACCACCAACCCATTACACAGTAAAAGTACAATCGATTTCGTTGCTCACCAAACATAACATGGAGAAATATGAATCTGGGGACTTTGAAGCCGGAGGATACAAATG GAAACTGGTTTTCTATCCGAATGGAAACAAGAGCAGGAATGTGAAAGATCACATCTCTCTCTACTTGGTAATGTCTAGGGCAACTGCTCCCCAGACTTCTTCGGAAGTGTCTGCTGTTTTCAGGTTGTTTATACTCGATCAGAACAACAGCAATTACTTCGTTCTTCAAG AACCAAAGGAAAGGCGGTTTCATGGGATGAAACTCGATTGGGGATTCGATCAATTTCTCCCCCATAAAGCTTTCACTCAAGCTTCAAATGGATTTCTCATAGATGACACTTGTGTGTTGGGAGCAGAGGTCTTTGTTTCTAAAGAGAGAAGCGAAGGCAAAGGAGAACGTCTATCAATGGTAAAGGATCCTGTTATGTACAAGAATACTTGGAGGATTAACAACGTATCAAAGCTAGATGCGGAATCCTACGACTCAAACACATTCATTGCTGGAGACCAtaaatg GAAGATGCAGCTCTATCCCAAGGGAAAAGACAATGGAGTTGGAACCCATCTGGCTTTTTATCTGGTGTTAGCCGAACCGAAATCTCTTCCTCCTGGCTGTCATATATATGCAAAGTTTACCCTACAGATCCTAGACCAGTTGAATGCCAGGCATTACCATGGTAAGGGTAAAGATTTTGCCTAA
- the LOC126608630 gene encoding ubiquitin C-terminal hydrolase 13-like isoform X3, translating into MTSLNFDDQDGILRTISDAPPTHYTVKVQSISLLTKHNMEKYESGDFEAGGYKWKLVFYPNGNKSRNVKDHISLYLVMSRATAPQTSSEVSAVFRLFILDQNNSNYFVLQEPKERRFHGMKLDWGFDQFLPHKAFTQASNGFLIDDTCVLGAEVFVSKERSEGKGERLSMVKDPVMYKNTWRINNVSKLDAESYDSNTFIAGDHKWKMQLYTKGKDNGVGTHLAFYLALAKPNLFLLAVKYMQSLHYGS; encoded by the exons ATGACGAGTCTCAACTTCGATGACCAAGATG GGATACTGAGAACTATTTCGGATGCACCACCAACCCATTACACAGTAAAAGTACAATCGATTTCGTTGCTCACCAAACATAACATGGAGAAATATGAATCTGGGGACTTTGAAGCCGGAGGATACAAATG GAAACTGGTTTTCTATCCGAATGGAAACAAGAGCAGGAATGTGAAAGATCACATCTCTCTCTACTTGGTAATGTCTAGGGCAACTGCTCCCCAGACTTCTTCGGAAGTGTCTGCTGTTTTCAGGTTGTTTATACTCGATCAGAACAACAGCAATTACTTCGTTCTTCAAG AACCAAAGGAAAGGCGGTTTCATGGGATGAAACTCGATTGGGGATTCGATCAATTTCTCCCCCATAAAGCTTTCACTCAAGCTTCAAATGGATTTCTCATAGATGACACTTGTGTGTTGGGAGCAGAGGTCTTTGTTTCTAAAGAGAGAAGCGAAGGCAAAGGAGAACGTCTATCAATGGTAAAGGATCCTGTTATGTACAAGAATACTTGGAGGATTAACAACGTATCAAAGCTAGATGCGGAATCCTACGACTCAAACACATTCATTGCTGGAGACCAtaaatg GAAGATGCAGCTCTATACCAAGGGAAAAGACAATGGAGTTGGAACCCATCTGGCTTTTTATCTGGCATTAGCCAAACCGAATCTCTTCCTCCTGGCTGTCAAATATATGCAGAGTTTACACTACGGATCCTAG
- the LOC126608630 gene encoding MATH domain and coiled-coil domain-containing protein At3g58370-like isoform X1 encodes MTSLNFDDQDGILRTISDAPPTHYTVKVQSISLLTKHNMEKYESGDFEAGGYKWKLVFYPNGNKSRNVKDHISLYLVMSRATAPQTSSEVSAVFRLFILDQNNSNYFVLQEPKERRFHGMKLDWGFDQFLPHKAFTQASNGFLIDDTCVLGAEVFVSKERSEGKGERLSMVKDPVMYKNTWRINNVSKLDAESYDSNTFIAGDHKWNMQLSPKGKGNGVGTHLAFFLALAEPKSLPPGYKIYAEFTLRILDQKWGEYHISYKANHWFSASNSVRGWVRFITLGSFNQAYIVLNDTCIVEADVAIHGITDAL; translated from the exons ATGACGAGTCTCAACTTCGATGACCAAGATG GGATACTGAGAACTATTTCGGATGCACCACCAACCCATTACACAGTAAAAGTACAATCGATTTCGTTGCTCACCAAACATAACATGGAGAAATATGAATCTGGGGACTTTGAAGCCGGAGGATACAAATG GAAACTGGTTTTCTATCCGAATGGAAACAAGAGCAGGAATGTGAAAGATCACATCTCTCTCTACTTGGTAATGTCTAGGGCAACTGCTCCCCAGACTTCTTCGGAAGTGTCTGCTGTTTTCAGGTTGTTTATACTCGATCAGAACAACAGCAATTACTTCGTTCTTCAAG AACCAAAGGAAAGGCGGTTTCATGGGATGAAACTCGATTGGGGATTCGATCAATTTCTCCCCCATAAAGCTTTCACTCAAGCTTCAAATGGATTTCTCATAGATGACACTTGTGTGTTGGGAGCAGAGGTCTTTGTTTCTAAAGAGAGAAGCGAAGGCAAAGGAGAACGTCTATCAATGGTAAAGGATCCTGTTATGTACAAGAATACTTGGAGGATTAACAACGTATCAAAGCTAGATGCGGAATCCTACGACTCAAACACATTCATTGCTGGAGACCAtaaatg GAATATGCAGCTCTCTCCCAAGGGAAAGGGCAATGGAGTTGGAACCCATCTTGCTTTTTTTCTGGCGTTAGCTGAACCGAAATCTCTTCCTCCTGGCTATAAAATATATGCAGAGTTTACCCTACGGATCCTAGATCAGAAGTGGGGCGAGTATCATATCTCATATAAAG CAAATCACTGGTTCAGTGCCTCAAATTCAGTGAGGGGATGGGTGAGATTTATTACTCTGGGATCATTCAACCAGGCATACATTGTGTTGAATGATACTTGCATTGTGGAGGCAGACGTCGCTATCCATGGAATTACTGATGCACTGTAG